In Chlamydiota bacterium, one genomic interval encodes:
- a CDS encoding Rne/Rng family ribonuclease gives MDRQIIISVEPRETRVGILEDGKLQEILIERAQEKTLVGNIYKGVVRNVLPAIQAAFVDIGLDRNGFLHASDITSEVAACREIAGEEVEGIELSPRELKREPIDTLIQKGQEVLVQIIKEPIGTKGVRLSTNLSIAGRYLVMMPGARQIGISRRIEEQAERRRLRQILREIQPPHDVGFIVRTVGQGASREEFEKDIRYLTDLWRGIQRQAPQAACPSLVHEELNLVLRVLRDSLTEDVSKIVVDSKDEHAAIARFVDALMPNMGAKIVYHGDRDHVFDSYGIEKEIEKAQRRKVWLRCGGYLIVDQTEAMVVIDVNSGRCLNKRNIDDTILETNMQAVEEAARQIRLRNIGGIIIIDFIDMHFRKHQRMVEKAMEQAVRRDKAKTNIFSLSPLGILQMTRERVKESLSEAVYEACPYCGGGGKVKSAESMSIEVQRLVKLALRGTRRLRRLPIRVQAHPSVCRLLEHGDREALRELEEHYRGTVTIEPREEFHIETVKLVNERTGKTLREE, from the coding sequence ATGGACCGGCAGATCATCATCAGCGTCGAGCCCCGCGAGACCCGCGTGGGCATACTGGAGGACGGCAAGCTCCAGGAGATACTCATCGAGCGTGCGCAGGAGAAGACGCTCGTCGGCAACATCTATAAAGGGGTGGTCCGGAACGTCCTCCCGGCGATCCAGGCCGCCTTCGTGGACATCGGGCTCGATCGCAACGGCTTCCTCCACGCCTCCGACATCACCAGCGAGGTGGCCGCCTGCAGGGAGATCGCGGGCGAGGAGGTCGAGGGGATCGAACTCTCCCCGAGGGAGCTGAAACGGGAGCCGATCGACACGCTGATCCAGAAGGGCCAGGAGGTGCTGGTCCAGATCATCAAGGAGCCGATCGGCACCAAGGGCGTCCGCCTCTCCACCAACCTCTCCATAGCCGGCCGCTACCTGGTGATGATGCCCGGTGCGCGGCAGATCGGGATCTCCCGGCGCATCGAGGAGCAGGCGGAGCGCCGCCGGCTCCGGCAGATCCTCCGCGAGATTCAGCCCCCCCACGACGTCGGGTTTATCGTCCGCACCGTCGGCCAGGGCGCATCGCGGGAGGAGTTCGAGAAGGATATCCGCTACCTCACCGACCTCTGGCGCGGCATCCAGCGGCAGGCCCCGCAGGCGGCCTGTCCCTCCCTCGTGCACGAGGAGCTCAACCTCGTCCTCCGCGTGCTCCGCGACTCCCTCACCGAGGACGTATCGAAGATCGTCGTGGACTCCAAGGACGAGCACGCCGCCATCGCGCGCTTCGTCGACGCCCTGATGCCGAACATGGGGGCGAAGATCGTCTACCACGGCGACCGCGACCATGTCTTCGACAGTTACGGGATCGAGAAGGAGATAGAGAAGGCGCAGCGCCGGAAGGTGTGGCTCAGGTGCGGCGGCTACCTGATCGTCGACCAGACCGAGGCGATGGTGGTCATCGACGTGAACAGCGGCCGGTGCCTGAACAAGCGCAACATCGACGACACCATCCTCGAGACCAACATGCAGGCGGTCGAGGAGGCTGCGCGCCAGATACGGCTCCGCAACATCGGGGGGATCATCATCATCGACTTCATCGACATGCATTTCCGCAAGCACCAGCGGATGGTCGAGAAGGCGATGGAGCAGGCGGTGCGGCGGGACAAGGCCAAGACCAACATCTTCTCCCTGTCGCCGCTGGGGATACTCCAGATGACGCGCGAGCGGGTGAAGGAGAGCCTGAGCGAGGCCGTCTACGAGGCCTGCCCCTACTGCGGCGGCGGCGGCAAGGTCAAGTCGGCGGAGAGCATGAGCATCGAGGTGCAGCGCCTGGTGAAGCTGGCGCTGCGCGGGACCCGAAGGTTGCGGCGGCTGCCGATCCGCGTCCAGGCCCACCCGAGCGTCTGCCGGCTCCTCGAGCACGGGGACCGGGAGGCGCTGCGGGAGCTCGAGGAGCACTATCGCGGGACCGTCACGATCGAGCCGAGGGAGGAGTTCCACATCGAGACGGTGAAGCTCGTCAACGAGCGGACCGGGAAGACGCTGCGGGAGGAGTAG